In one Pygocentrus nattereri isolate fPygNat1 chromosome 21, fPygNat1.pri, whole genome shotgun sequence genomic region, the following are encoded:
- the wu:fb55g09 gene encoding uncharacterized protein wu:fb55g09, with translation MLWEERMCGKGMMGQWGTCSSRFSIKDELKEESRRVESQRSWHKCAKRHGHHRWRRGHQPHPGWFQRRHHQSRPRLSAVSLRPANVKGNRAPGMRAPRNTNQFLMHEKYQLMHMRSDSVGTDSGSDCELDFADMDAYLGVLENARGALLDSPDPPSPPTARLGTRQQLGECRAFTFFSFTELGQQEESMQYFPSEDDVMQSEDFMRKDFNAFCDAVAPCI, from the coding sequence GGGAAGAGAGAATGTGTGGGAAGGGCATGATGGGCCAGTGGGGGACCTGCAGCAGCAGATTCTCCATCAAAGACGAGTTGAAGGAGGAGTCGAGGAGAGTGGAGAGCCAGCGCAGCTGGCACAAGTGTGCCAAGAGACACGGGCATCATCGCTGGAGGCGAGGCCACCAGCCTCATCCTGGCTGGTTCCAGCGGAGACATCATCAGTCCAGACCTCGCCTGAGCGCCGTGTCCCTGCGGCCGGCCAACGTCAAAGGCAACCGGGCGCCTGGCATGAGAGCCCCGAGGAACACCAACCAGTTCCTCATGCACGAGAAATACCAGCTGATGCACATGCGATCGGACTCGGTGGGCACGGACAGTGGCTCGGACTGCGAGCTGGACTTTGCAGACATGGACGCCTACCTAGGCGTGCTGGAGAACGCTAGGGGCGCCCTTCTGGACAGCCCCGACCCGCCCTCGCCCCCTACAGCCCGCCTCGGCACACGGCAGCAACTGGGTGAGTGTCGAGCCTTCACCTTTTTCAGCTTCACCGAGCTGGGGCAGCAGGAGGAGAGCATGCAGTACTTTCCGTCCGAGGACGATGTCATGCAGAGCGAGGACTTCATGAGGAAAGACTTTAACGCGTTCTGTGACGCGGTGGCACCTTGTATATAG
- the nol8 gene encoding nucleolar protein 8, producing MKRLYIGGLSHAVSEKDLRDRFGKFGEVSDVEIITRKDEHGAPLKTFGYINISISDSDYKKCLTVLNKSRWKGGTIQIEPAKESFLHRLAEERQKADEKAQTPRTDPQARIVESFKAAGVENFHMKAAVPGTEIPGHKNWVVSKFGRVLPVLHLKCQGKNKVFKYDPSKHCHNIKKLDAVEGITPVSKLTWELDGGYDEISKKRRGEFPPQKKCPKKTRTDLSISTAPCGTTVLTASKKRTAAQSNGRDLSVRQIKQRLSVKPVCFLDSDADSEDEIRMLVAHERSQIQKAASIEEEDDNLEVVGDDFVVKSNMFWDGEHGVRAQLASKSSKSDEEYDSADTDEILAQKKMPGKAEEPDFEGLGENSIDKTSKGNVKTVKNKSRDAPMPQIESDNSDESSSESVDSDYDAMMGNCYRLDLSLADLENLVKNAEELSDDEESDGVVSEQQAGPSELPKTSPSRAPSKKSGNNPEDILASLLEPDVENEEQAETALKPSLPPFVGTKDLFSSSLSGSCLKRPAEKTDHESREEPKRLKGDQLTVPKESSLEDQLSEPSHLSASVDPQPKMNSAPLPHTSSSSECASSSDEMESSEDDRPETVKVNASTHSVPKNQALATPSPQKDVTEASNAHAKLPNEHTTPASAPDSSNSSTSNEESEASDEEEEKGNNMEALQKGSTVASSEWTTNNAALHLKPLEQTVADTVKQQQDNQKRLAALDQRKKEAEQQKKLIQGALSRLDIPNANKGKHIVFDSDDEDEETPAPQKKTLFEEATDSDEEDRSGAVERQHLKEKERKKAGGSKLFDSSEDEDDEENRFQIKPQFEGKAGQKLMELQSRFGTDPRFQMDAKFLENDGEEEEDAGSQVPAEQELIEEKKKNMAILQSVVNVSIEPSDTSTKAAKGKTFRDISALHYDPTSDAHSVFESKMEEPKKESKAVRRKKREEAEKLPEVSKEIYYDVAVDLKEVFGTSTHSQNEKKEELTWDKEEDENEDEATGQDMHMWSLSSSVETEKEASSVFKFSFFGDDTADTTSKTDEYKFETLKGPKVSWQVDPHFQDSSSDEDDVEEEEEHKDQSASTSVTTEEPAPTKKFFFFFEDDIRLKEGPRMFWRSQKLEDQREAWEEKRAQLREEYRKKHKDAKRRQKSTMKN from the exons ATGAAGCGTCTGTATATTGGTGGCCTGAGCCACGCCGTATCTGAAAAAGACCTCCGAGATCGATTTGGAAAGTTTGGTGAGGTTTCTGATGTGGAGATCATAACACGGAAGGATGAACATG GGGCTCCGCTGAAGACTTTTGGTTATATCAATATCAGCATTTCAGATTCTGActacaaaaaat GTTTGACTGTCTTGAACAAATCCAGATGGAAAGGGGGCACAATACAAATTGAACCGGCAAAGGAAAGCTTTTTACACCG GCTTGCCGAAGAGCGTCAGAAAGCAGATGAGAAGGCTCAAACGCCAAGGACAGACCCCCAAGCGAGAATAGTGGAGTCTTTCAAGGCAGCTGGTGTTGAGAACTTCCACATGAAAGCAGCTGTTCCAGGAACTGAAATCCCTGGACACAAG aATTGGGTTGTGAGCAAATTTGGAAGAGTCCTTCCTGTCCTTCACCTTAAATGTCaaggcaaaaacaaa GTCTTCAAATATGACCCATCCAAGCACTGCCACAACATCAAGAAACTGGATGCTGTGGAGGGCATCACTCCAGTGTCCAAGCTGACGTGGGAGTTGGATGGTGGATATGACGAAATCAgcaagaagagaagaggagagttCCCACCTCAGAAAAAATGCCCTAAGAAGACCAGAACAGATTTGtctattagcactgcaccatgTGGAACTACAGTACTGACTGCTAGTAAGAAAAGGACTGCAGCACAGAGCAATGGACGAGATCTTTCAGTAAGACAAATAAAGCAGAGACTTTCTGTAAAGCCTGTGTGTTTTTTAGACAGTGATGCAGACTCAGAGGATGAAATAAGGATGCTGGTTGCTCACGAACGTTCACAAATCCAAAAAGCAGCATCCatagaggaggaggatgataacTTGGAGGTGGTTGGAGATGATTTTGTTGTGAAATCGAATATGTTCTGGGATGGAGAACATGGCGTGAGAGCTCAACTGGCATCAAAATCTTCAAAGAGTGATGAGGAGTATGACTCGGCTGATACGGATGAAATTCTCGCTCAGAAGAAAATGCCAGGCAAGGCTGAGGAGCCAGACTTTGAGGGGCTTGGTGAGAATTCTATTGACAAAACCAGTAAAGGTAATGTTAAGACGGTGAAGAACAAATCTAGAGATGCTCCAATGCCTCAGATAGAGTCTGACAATAGTGACGAATCATCAAGCGAAAGCGTAGATTCGGATTATGACGCTATGATGGGTAACTGTTACAGGCTGGATCTATCACTTGCAGATTTGGAGAATCTTGTCAAAAATGCAGAAGAACTTTCGGATGATGAGGAAAGTGATGGTGTGGTAAGCGAGCAGCAAGCTGGGCCAAGCGAGCTTCCCAAAACAAGTCCCTCAAGAGCACCGTCAAAAAAGAGTGGCAACAACCCAGAGGATATCTTAGCTTCTCTCCTTGAACCTGACGTGGAGAACGAGGAGCAAGCAGAGACAGCATTGAAACCATCTCTTCCTCCTTTTGTTGGAACTAAGGACCTTTTCAGTTCCTCGCTCTCAGGCTCGTGTCTCAAAAGACCAGCAGAGAAGACCGACCATGAATCTAGAGAGGAGCCCAAAAGGCTCAAGGGAGACCAACTTACGGTGCCAAAGGAAAGTAGCTTGGAAGATCAACTTTCAGAACCTTCACATTTGTCAGCATCTGTGGACCCACAGCCAAAAATGAACAGTGCACCTCTTCCTCACACTAGTTCCTCATCTGAATGCGCTTCATCAAGTGATGAGATGGAAAGTAGTGAAGATGACCGACCAGAAACTGTTAAAGTGAATGCCAGCACACATTCTGTACCCAAAAACCAGGCATTGGCCACACCTTCCCCCCAAAAAGACGTCACAGAAGCCTCAAACGCACATGCTAAATTACCTAATGAACACACCACGCCTGCTTCTGCCCCTGATTCATCAAATAGCTCCACATCCAATGAGGAATCAGAGGCgagtgatgaagaggaggagaaaggcAACAACATGGAAGCATTGCAGAAGGGATCGACTGTAGCAAGTTCTGAATGGACTACAAACAATGCAGCATTGCATCTCAAACCGCTTGAGCAGACTGTTGCAGACACGGTCAAGCAGCAGCAGGACAATCAGAAGCGTCTTGCTGCTTTAGACCAGAGGAAGAAAGAGGCGGAGCAACAGAAGAAGCTGATTCAAGGAGCTCTTTCTAGATTG gaCATCCCAAATGCAAACAAAGGAAAGCATATCGTGTTTGATTCTGAcgatgaagatgaagaaaccCCTGCACCCCAGAAGAAGACCCTCTTTGAGGAGGCCACAGATTCTGATGAAGAAGACAGATCAGGAGCTGTGGAAAGACAACACCTTAAAGAAAAG GAACGCAAGAAGGCAGGTGGTAGTAAACTGTTTGATAGCAGTgaggatgaagatgatgagGAAAACCGTTTCCAGATAAAACCACAGTTTGAAGGCAAAGCTGGACAGAAG CTCATGGAATTGCAATCCAGATTTGGAACAGATCCGAGATTTCAGATGGATGCAAAGTTTCTTGAAAACGATGGGGAAGAAGAGGAAG ATGCAGGATCCCAGGTGCCAGCAGAGCAGGAGCTTAtcgaggagaagaagaagaacatggCTATTCTACAAAGTGTTGTTAATGTCAGCATTGAGCCCAGTGACACGAGTACAAAGGCAGCTAAAGGCAAGACCTTCAG GGACATCTCAGCTTTGCATTACGATCCAACCAGTGATGCACATTCTGTTTTCGAATCCAAGATGGAAGaaccaaaaaaagaaag CAAAGCCGTGAGGCGAAAGAAACGTGAAGAGGCAGAGAAACTTCCAGAGGTTTCTAAGGAGATCTATTATGATGTGGCTGTGGACCTGAAAGAGGTTTTTGGAACGTCAACACACAGCCAGAATGAAAAGAAGGAGGAACTTACATGGGACAAAGAGGAAGACGAGAATGAAGATGAAGCTACAGGGCAAGACATGCACATGTGGTCTCTTTCATCTAGTGTAGAAACTGAAAAAGAGGCGTCAAGTGTTTTTAAATTCTCTTTCTTTGGAGATGATACAGCAGATACCACCTCAAAAACAG ATGAATACAAATTTGAGACCCTGAAAGGGCCCAAAGTGTCTTGGCAAGTGGACCCTCATTTCCAGGACAGCAGTTCAGATGAGGATGAtgtagaggaggaggaggaacatAAAGACCAGTCAGCCTCCACTTCCGTCACCACTGA AGAGCCAGCCCCCacaaaaaagtttttctttttctttgaagACGACATAAGGTTAAAGG AGGGACCTAGAATGTTCTGGAGAAGTCAGAAACTTGAGGACCAAAGAGAAGCATGGGAGGAGAAGAGGGCACAACTCAGAGAG GAGTACCGGAAGAAGCACAAGGACGCAAAAAGACGGCAAAAGTCAACAATGAAAAACTGA